In a genomic window of Microterricola viridarii:
- a CDS encoding ABC transporter permease — MAGFITKRILFGILTIFVVSVVAFLLVRLMPGSPGTIVLGIGASDEDILAYDTSIGWHDPLAVQYLAWLSEAVRGNFGVSLLDGRQVNADIAARLPVTFSLALVGTLMSALIGVLLGVIAAVRGGLVDRIVNAFSALGAAIPAFWIGIVFVFVFSVQTGLLPATGFVPFEQDPALWLQSLILPVATLALGGAAFVARQTRASMIDALSQDHMRTLRATAMPEWRIRYVHALRYASLPIVAGVGLQFIALFGGSVIIEQIFAMPGLGQSIQGAAASNDAPLVLGIVVTTTVVVVIVNLLLELSNRFLDPKLRTS, encoded by the coding sequence ATGGCCGGCTTCATCACGAAGCGCATACTGTTCGGCATCCTGACGATCTTCGTCGTATCCGTTGTCGCCTTCCTCCTCGTGCGCCTCATGCCGGGCAGCCCAGGGACCATCGTGCTGGGGATCGGGGCCAGCGACGAGGACATCCTCGCCTACGACACCTCGATCGGCTGGCACGACCCGCTCGCCGTGCAGTACCTCGCCTGGCTCAGCGAAGCCGTGCGCGGCAACTTCGGGGTCAGCCTGCTGGACGGCCGCCAGGTCAACGCCGACATCGCCGCCCGCCTGCCCGTGACCTTCTCGCTGGCGCTCGTCGGCACGCTGATGAGCGCCCTGATCGGCGTTCTGCTCGGCGTCATCGCCGCGGTGCGCGGCGGGCTCGTCGACCGCATCGTCAACGCGTTCTCCGCCCTCGGCGCCGCCATCCCCGCGTTCTGGATCGGCATCGTCTTCGTCTTCGTCTTCTCGGTGCAGACCGGGCTTCTCCCCGCCACCGGGTTCGTGCCGTTCGAGCAGGACCCGGCGCTCTGGCTGCAGTCGCTGATCCTCCCCGTCGCCACCCTCGCCCTCGGCGGCGCCGCCTTCGTCGCCCGTCAGACGCGCGCCTCGATGATCGACGCGCTCTCCCAGGACCACATGCGCACGCTGCGCGCCACCGCGATGCCGGAATGGCGCATCCGTTACGTGCACGCGCTCCGCTACGCCAGCCTGCCCATCGTCGCCGGCGTCGGCCTGCAGTTCATCGCCCTGTTCGGCGGCTCGGTCATCATCGAGCAGATCTTCGCGATGCCGGGCCTCGGCCAGTCGATCCAGGGCGCGGCGGCCTCCAACGATGCGCCGCTCGTGCTCGGGATCGTGGTGACGACGACCGTGGTCGTCGTCATCGTCAACCTCCTGCTGGAGCTCTCCAACCGCTTC
- a CDS encoding ABC transporter substrate-binding protein — protein sequence MNKSTFDWVRRAAAVAVTGTLVVALAGCSAAGGAGTAAGSSTLTIAQEADMAPSGFDPIAYSAGQQQMFSAAYNSLLSIQPDGSVGPGLASAWEFNEDGTVLTLTLAEGVTFSDESALTADLVVANFERRTDPALQAYSGFAAGGDAEMVSVEAPDAGTVVITFAAPQFAVVSTLANVPGMILGQSALDDPTLLKAAPVGSGPYVLDTAKTVKASTYTFVRNEASTETADYPFDTIVFRPILDPQARANALISGQVDAGVMKSSSVDLLESKDIGVAQIGGTMVSLIQFDKNGTSVPEMADERVRQAIQLSIDRDRLVELLHVGDTAQRNALPSASAGWSKDVDAAWKRDVPKAKALLAEAGYPNGFSFEILSSPDTQADLETIQTDLAEAGITLEIRPAASTQEAFDAVKTTAMGHIPIDWSNPLGIMYGVVLGFANSQGGDDEQLRAATGALAGAQTDDARDEALQALNARLVEAGWLYPLYEPLLNIGYNPKKLNPVEFPGQQSIPLLSAFTPVTAAQ from the coding sequence GTGAACAAATCAACTTTCGACTGGGTGCGACGGGCGGCTGCAGTCGCCGTCACGGGAACACTCGTCGTCGCACTCGCCGGGTGCAGCGCAGCGGGCGGGGCCGGCACAGCCGCTGGCTCCAGCACGCTGACGATCGCGCAAGAGGCAGACATGGCGCCGAGCGGCTTCGACCCGATCGCCTACTCGGCCGGCCAGCAGCAGATGTTCTCTGCCGCGTACAACTCGCTCCTGTCGATCCAGCCCGACGGCTCGGTCGGCCCTGGACTGGCATCCGCCTGGGAGTTCAACGAGGACGGCACCGTGCTCACCCTCACACTGGCAGAGGGCGTGACCTTCAGCGACGAGAGCGCGCTGACGGCCGACCTCGTCGTGGCCAACTTCGAGCGGCGCACCGACCCCGCCCTGCAGGCATACAGCGGCTTCGCCGCCGGCGGCGACGCCGAGATGGTCTCGGTCGAGGCCCCGGATGCCGGCACCGTCGTCATCACCTTCGCCGCCCCGCAGTTCGCCGTCGTCTCGACGCTCGCCAACGTGCCGGGAATGATCCTCGGCCAGAGCGCCCTCGACGACCCGACACTGCTCAAGGCTGCCCCGGTCGGCTCCGGCCCGTACGTGCTCGACACCGCCAAGACGGTCAAGGCCAGCACCTACACCTTCGTGCGCAACGAGGCGAGCACCGAGACCGCCGACTACCCGTTCGACACGATCGTGTTCCGCCCGATCCTCGACCCGCAGGCCCGCGCCAACGCCCTGATCTCCGGCCAGGTGGATGCCGGCGTGATGAAGTCCTCCAGCGTCGACCTGCTCGAGTCCAAGGACATCGGCGTCGCGCAGATCGGCGGCACGATGGTCTCGCTGATCCAGTTCGACAAGAACGGCACCTCCGTTCCCGAGATGGCCGACGAGCGCGTGCGCCAGGCGATCCAGCTCTCCATCGACCGCGACCGCTTGGTCGAGCTGCTGCACGTCGGCGACACCGCCCAGCGCAACGCGCTGCCGTCGGCATCCGCCGGCTGGTCGAAGGACGTGGACGCCGCGTGGAAGCGCGACGTGCCGAAGGCCAAGGCACTCCTCGCGGAGGCCGGCTACCCCAACGGCTTCAGCTTCGAGATCCTCTCCAGCCCCGACACCCAGGCCGACCTGGAGACCATCCAGACCGACCTCGCCGAGGCTGGGATCACGCTGGAGATCCGCCCGGCCGCCTCGACCCAGGAGGCATTCGACGCGGTGAAGACCACCGCCATGGGCCACATCCCGATCGACTGGTCCAACCCGCTCGGCATCATGTACGGCGTCGTCCTCGGCTTCGCCAACTCCCAGGGCGGCGACGACGAGCAGCTGCGCGCGGCCACCGGTGCACTGGCCGGGGCACAGACGGACGACGCCCGCGACGAGGCCCTGCAGGCGCTGAACGCCCGCCTGGTCGAGGCCGGCTGGCTCTATCCGCTCTACGAGCCGCTGCTGAACATCGGCTACAACCCCAAGAAGCTGAACCCGGTCGAGTTCCCGGGCCAGCAGAGCATCCCGCTGCTCTCCGCGTTCACCCCGGTGACCGCAGCTCAGTAA